The sequence TTCGGAGCGAACTCCAGGCGAATATGAAGCGCATGGATACAACTTATGCCTTGAATAAAAGACAAtccgaattagctttgtctaccaaacaaaattttgtatattagggtcgaaggttacacacatgtcgaaacttcaaagcgATTAAGGAGATAAGTGGCTGAAGCAGCattaaggagagagcgagatcaaaGCAGACGATAGTAGAGAGAGCAAGATGTTGAACGAGAATTTTAAGAGACCgaatcttcttttctttgttcatcgagttctcaacgttcgacctccacattagtcgagttctcaacgttcgacctttagcctcgaactcccaaaacaacaatatttctctaataagtttcaaaacaacaatatttctctaataagttttgaaaacaacaatattaatattaaaggtcctaGTCTACTCAACTacattaaagtttttttttaatagtaagATCTTTATTTAAATGCCTTTGATCGATgacaaattgatttttaattttataaaattaacctATACATTGCTACTTACATTTTCGcgtttctttgttttattattttatttttttggacaAAATTTATTCTCTACTTTGTAGAGATGTGAAAATttgttaaaactaaaattttctcaatgaaaatcgctataaagaaaattgaaagaaaataaataccaTTCTCAAAACTAAATATTAGTAACTAAAAAGTAATTATCAgaaactttttttaattactttctATGTTTTGTTGTCTATCTTTTAGGAGTGGTTTCAAAATCATAGTCAAATTTGAAAActaggaaaaatatttttcaaaaacttgtttttatttctgaaaattggctaagaactCTAATGTTTAGGGACATCTAAGTTGACGAACAAGCGGTgtatataaaatttcaaaaagaggAGAGAGTCCCATTTGTATCAGAAAGTTAGTTTGAGCTTAATTTGAACAAGGACATGGTTCGTATAGAGGAAGGGATCGAACAACATTACCAATTTGATGATGCGCATGGGGAGGAGACCTTTGACACACACGATACCCGACCTGATGAAACtaatgatcgtgtagcagagcttGTTGTGAGAATGAGGGGAACAAAGGGCCAGAATAGTGACTACATGAAAAACCTAAATGAACGAGTTTCAAGGGTGGAAACTACATTGGGGAAAGTCCGATTTAAAAGAGATGAAGGAACAATTATAGACAATTGATCTATTGCAAGCATTAGGTCGGGTATGTCATTTTAGttgtattttcttcttcatttttagatgtactaacaaaattaaataattttgtaaggtACGATTGAATGGAGCGAATCTCCAGCTAAAGCAAATGATCACTTtactttgattttgatttatgagaaaatttcagaaaaacataaagaaaaaGGTTTAGAAGTTATACCTTGCAAAACCTCAATTCTCTTCCTTCGGTTTGTTGATTTACTTCAATAGGTCTTTCTCATTATATCTCTTGACAAGGACCAACTTGTCAGAGTCTACTGAGAGAGAGAATTTGGAAATGggagattaaaaaaaactagagaAGTTCCCTGTTTTCTAGAAAGAGTATAGAACACCTTTCTTTAGAATTACGTGAGAATGAATGAGTTATCCCATCTCACTTTTCTCATAATGCTACTATAAATAAGGCATGATTAGGTTAAAACCTActttctatctaatttctatgaaatatttattcacttaaatcatattcaaatttatatttttctccacccataattttaatatgaatcatattaaattattaattatttgaatcatattctaatatatGAATCTTCCATTAAtacatagttttaatatgaccttgtttataataaattatattcaaatatatttattctcccatatcatatagttctaaattgaatcatattcattattaactatataaaatatatttacttACATTATAAGTTGCATTAAttgtatctaataaaataaatgtattttttctaaattaatttgagcacttcaaattattttttcaatatcTTGATTTGTATCggtaaccatttaattttttacttttgaaaattaagtttcttttctctcaacatctcaccatactttatatttttcttaagtaaaagaCTTGAGTTCTTAGCCTAATttgcaaaaacaaaaacaaactttttaaaaaagacttattttagttttcaaaacttagcttatttttaaaaacaatgacACATATTTAatgataaaacaaaaaatttagaggtggaaggaGTGTTCATAAgcttacttttttcttttcaaagaatttataaacttacttttaaaaaactatataaaaaaaaaatcaaatgattattaaacaaGACTTAAACTATAGAGCACTACTACCAATTACATGTTTCATTATTTACCTTTTTTTGgcaaatttattattttctttttagagaCATGGAAGCTTTTTAAAAACTCAAATATTTTTTCCTGAGATAAAAATCACTATAAAGAAAATGACGAGAAAATAAACACAATTATAAAACCCCAATATTAGAAAGTAAGGTCCCGCTTGGTAACcgattttttacttttttgtaAAACACTAATTCCATTTATAATTTTCTATgggttttttttagtacaattgcATGGGTGGTATAACTTTCTATGTTTTGTGGTTTATATTTATGAGTGCTTTCAAAATCATAACCgaatttgaaaactaagaaaagtatttttcaaaaacttgttctcattttttaaaattagttaagaattctaatatttacataaaaaaatatgaataccATGAGAAAGAAATTGTGACAAAACAatcacaattttcaaaaactaaaactcaagacctattcttgaaaaaaaaaaaaaaaaaaacctcaaacCCTCATTCAGTAACccttggtttttgtttttttttaaaaaattaagactATAAGCACCATTTTACTAatttaaagaaatgaaaatgataaagaagaaattaagagaagggaaattatttcaaatgataaaattgttgaaaatatttacaaagtagaacaaaattttagaactatcaatgatagacgctaaTAGACACTGAatgacttctatcagtgtctatcaatgtcactgatagaccctaatagaaatctatcattgataattttaaaattttattatattttgatttatttatctatatttgaaaatagtccataaaagaaaacaaatataattttttaagacaaaaaacctaccaaatagttatcaaatgaagCTTACAATAAGGATACGATCTAAATTATTGAATGTCATAGACCAAAGTGAGATCAGCTTAGTCGTAATGGACATGATCTTCGACTCGAAGATTCGATACCTCATCTCTACGAGGGTTGTACTGAAGAAAATATGAATCCATAAGGTGCTATGAGCGTTAATTCAAAGTGTTCAAATTGCTTCATCGGTTACTCATAACGTTCTACAATGTAATGAGAAAcgccctcttttctctctctttttcttcatcTCTTACTCCTTCGGTTGCGTCTCAAATGAATAACCCCTTCGTCTCCACCTGCATTTACAGGGCCGATTTCTAAGGTAATCTCTTTAAATGTTCAAGTCTAAGCTTAATTTCTCAGAAATCTCctttgtttaattttctttattcttctaactaaattaaaattaattgaaccCGCCCATTGTTTTAAGCAACGCCCTGTATTTATGCCTCCATTTATGCTCTATACAAGAAGCCGTTAACTTACCACTGCTTGCTTTCTTAATAAAGTACTGCCAAACAACCCTTTTccattaaacaataaacaatttgTTCTGAGATTACCCTAGTTTTGAGAGGTGGAGTTTCTGTTTGgatgttgagtttttttttttgtttttttaattctttgaatTTGAATCAATCTTGGAATGTTATTAAGACTTACTTTCCATGTATGTGAAGGGTTCCCCCCTTCTTTCATTTTCCCCCCTATTCCCAATGAAATAGATGGAAAGGTTGCTTGATTCTTGGCCTAGTTATTCCATTTCTAGCTTGGTAAAATTTATGGAAACTTTCTGTCAAGCCAACTAGCAAATatagatttcaaaattcatacttctttttttctttatgttaGTTATTTTTCACAATtctttgagaaaaagaaaaggggtGCGATGGATAAACCGTAGGAGACATGATTTTGGTCtttgaaaaattttcatatacttgtttttttttttttgtaagtcaGATTATTTTAAGAATGATGTGATATTCAATATAACTTTAAGAGtactaattaataaaacaaaatttatagcGTACACCATGGGaatactaaaaataatttttctctaGTTTCCTTTGGGGTGGTTTCTTGTTTTTTCAATATAAAATTACAAATCATTAATTGAGGCCCCTTGTTTGTTACTTGCTGCAGAGTTGCTTTCTCAAAACGTGTTGAACCTCCCTTTCCAGCTCTTAAATCTGACTTTgcctttgcttggtgaaagttACACAGGTATAATAGATCTTACTTACATGgaggttttttttgtttttttcttggaCTATTTAAGGAGGTTGTAGCCACCTAATTTTCTTGTAGAAAATTACTCGTTTATTTTTAAAGACTCGACTCTAGATCTCCTAACTTGACTATCTTCTTCACAAGGCAACATAACCCCTTCAAGTTTATAGAGAGGTACTTTAGTCTAATTGCATCCATCATTTCTACTTCTTAAGAATGTGCATATTTTTCTTCGTAACTCACTTCAAAATAGGTAGATATCCATACAATTCTGGATATTGTTTTCTGATTACTTTTTATCTAGAAAAATAGACGTGCATAAAAGGTCCTATTTGTTCATAAATTGTGGCCTCGTGGGGTAGCATATTTGCACATAAATTTCTTATTACATGCAATATGTATAAAGGATCTTCAACATAAAGGAGATTTCTTGTTGTATCTAAGCTTATACTTTCTCCAATAGAATGCGAGGTTTTGGTATGTTACTATACTGGATAAGAATTTTGTTCCGACTCTCCACGGTCATATGAAAACCCAATCTGATTGACATAGATTCTCGTTCCCTTCTCTCAATCGTTTCTGCAAAAGGAAATTTTGATGTTGAACATAACAATACATGAGCTAGAAAAAGAAAAGCTCTaagtttgttttaaattttttggttattttgttCATTCAGGTTCCAACTGAGGAAAATGGTGAAGATCTGCTGCATTGGAGCTGGGTATGTTGGTGGCCCTACGATGGCAGTGATAGCATTAAAATGCCCCACAATTGAGGTAGCAGTTGTTGATATATCTGTCTCCAAGATCTTAGCCTGGAATAGTGACCAACTTCCCATATATGAGCCTGGTCTTGATGAAGTAGTGAAGCAATGTAGAGGAAAGAATCTATTTTTCAGCACAGATGTTGAAAGGCACGTTTCAGAGGCTGACATAATCTTTGTTTCAGTTAACACTCCAACGAAAACTCGAGGCCTTGGAGCTGGCAAAGCTGCAGATCTCACGTATTGGGAGAGTGCAGCCCGAATGATTGCTAATGTATCAAAAAGGGACAAGATTGTTGTtgaaaaatcaactgttccagTTAAAACAGCAGAGGCAATAGAAAAGATCCTTACTCACAACAGCAAGGGAATCAACTATCAAATTCTCTCAAATCCAGAGTTCCTTGCTGAGGGTACTGCTATTAAAGATTTATTTAACCCTGACCGGGTTCTCATAGGAGGGAGAGAAACTCCAGATGGTCTCAAGGCAATTCAGGCTTTGAAGAGTGTATATGCCCAGTGGGTGCCTGAAGAAAGAATTCTCACCACCAATCTGTGGTCAGCAGAGCTCTCAAAGTTAGCTGCTAATGCATTTCTGGCCCAAAGGATCTCATCCATCAATGCCATGTCAGCACTCTGTGAGGCTACTGGTGCAGATGTGTCACAGGTATCCCACGCCGTTGGAACAGATACTAGAATTGGACCCAAGTTCCTAAATGCGAGTGTTGGTTTTGGTGGATCATGTTTTCAGAAGGACATTctcaatttgatttatatttgtgAATGCAATGGCTTGAATGAAGTTGCAAGCTACTGGAAACAAGTGATAAAGGTCAATGACTACCAAAAGAACCGATTTGTGAACCGGGTTGTCTCTTCAATGTTCAATACAGTTTCAGGAAAAAAGATAGCGATCCTTGGCTTTGCTTTCAAAAAGGATACAGGTGACACAAGGGAAACTCCTGCAATTGATGTTTGCAAGGGACTTTTAGGGGACAAGGCAAAACTGAGTGTATATGATCCACAAGTAACTGAGGATCAGATTCAAAGGGACTTATCTATGAACAAGTTTGATTGGGACCATCCAATCCACTTGCAGCCAGTGAGCCCAACTGCGGCAAAAGAAGTTAGTTTCGCTTGGGACCCGTATGAGGCGACTAAAGATGCTCATGGAGTCTGCATTCTAACTGAATGGGATGAATTCAAGACTCTTGATTTCCAAAGGATATTTAAACAAATGCAAAAACCTGCATTTGTTTTTGATGGAAGAAATGTTGTTGATGTTCAAAAGCTGAGGGAGATTGGATTCATAGTGTATTCCATTGGAAAACCACTGGATCCATGGCTCAAGGATATGCCTGTTATGGCATAGAAGTCCTCAGGATATAAAAGATGGAGTCTCTCCAAGAGATGAAAGATTTATGATCAATCCTTTTTCTGatattcattgtttttttttttttttttacttgcaAGTTGATTCACatttttataattgttttgaGAGTTAACCCTGAcgtttatataaaatttacttCGTTTTTAAAGGTACTCCTATATAATAGTTGATCAAGTTTTGCGTTGTTTTCAGTAAGCTTGAAGttccttaatttttattaaatgtaCGAGAAACCTTTTCgcataaattttcaattcaaataCAGATATTCATCAGCATTAATGATTAGACAACCACGAGTTTTTGACCTATAATATCAACAAAGTTCTACaggtttgcataagattagTATAAAACCATGACCTAATACGTTCTTGAACTAGATAGAGTGACCAACTCCACATTCCCATTTTGGTCTTAGTTAGGCTCAAGCTCTGTCAATGCAATCATTAATGGATTTCAAACAGACAAGAATGATGCCAAAGTTCAGCTCACCAGTTGAATTCCATGTCAAGTTACAGTATAATCAACAAGTGGTGAGTCCTTAATACCTCATATGAAATGAAGAAATCCGAGTCCACAGTTCCCGTGAAGTAGATATCGGAGGATACTGTAACATCATATGGCATTATAACAGCATGGCTAGTTGATTCTTTTTAGTGTGTTGACAAAGGTATAACTGGAAGAAGTAACAAAGAGTTTTCCAAAACCTGCCAAATCAAAGAGAAGGGCAATCAAAGCAACAGGTAAAGGTGTTTTCCAGCCAACCAAAGCTAGATTTCCTTATGAATGAAATGGGAATGGGAGAATGAAATAAGTATAACATGGGAAGCTCTCGAATAATGCTCAACTATGATAATAGAGTTCATATTCTAATCTGACTCGAATAAAATTCacaaaacaaacataccaaaCCCATTGGCTTGCGTGCTGTGCCATTGCAAGGAAGCTTTGTTGTGGGCATTCATTTAACAAGCAATGCATCATTCCACTTGTGTGCTCTTCGTAAAACAAAATAGATAACCAGATATCAAATGGACCACTATACTTCCGCAGTATATTGGTACTGACCCAAGAATAACCAGAGAAAAGTAAACATAAACTCTTGGAAAGGAAACTCAAAAGTTGATTACGAGAATGTCGCTTGGATACAATTGACCTGAAAATGCTCAGGTTTACTTTTGTGTGAGATGTCAATAAAAAATAGAGAGGCTTTCTTTTTAACCCAGTAGAAAAATCATTGGGCACAGGAAAGGAGAGGTTTTGAATTTTGTACGCTGAACAAATCTTACAGGACAGATGGTAACTTAAACACGGTTACGAGATATGGATACAACACGTCACGGACACGGcgatacattattttaaaaatctaggAAACGACACGgcaaatgtattttaaaaaatatatatcatttttataccaaaagaaatttaaaagtaaataggtcgatgcatttatatattttaaaaaaaacttagtttTATGTATTTCGcactcaaaatttattattattgtaatgtATGTGTCCTTTTAATCTATATGCATGTCTAACACATTTGTTGTACTAACAAGTATCCGATACGTGTCCAACAAATGTCGGAGT comes from Benincasa hispida cultivar B227 chromosome 2, ASM972705v1, whole genome shotgun sequence and encodes:
- the LOC120071077 gene encoding UDP-glucose 6-dehydrogenase 1-like, with the translated sequence MVKICCIGAGYVGGPTMAVIALKCPTIEVAVVDISVSKILAWNSDQLPIYEPGLDEVVKQCRGKNLFFSTDVERHVSEADIIFVSVNTPTKTRGLGAGKAADLTYWESAARMIANVSKRDKIVVEKSTVPVKTAEAIEKILTHNSKGINYQILSNPEFLAEGTAIKDLFNPDRVLIGGRETPDGLKAIQALKSVYAQWVPEERILTTNLWSAELSKLAANAFLAQRISSINAMSALCEATGADVSQVSHAVGTDTRIGPKFLNASVGFGGSCFQKDILNLIYICECNGLNEVASYWKQVIKVNDYQKNRFVNRVVSSMFNTVSGKKIAILGFAFKKDTGDTRETPAIDVCKGLLGDKAKLSVYDPQVTEDQIQRDLSMNKFDWDHPIHLQPVSPTAAKEVSFAWDPYEATKDAHGVCILTEWDEFKTLDFQRIFKQMQKPAFVFDGRNVVDVQKLREIGFIVYSIGKPLDPWLKDMPVMA